A genome region from Carya illinoinensis cultivar Pawnee chromosome 2, C.illinoinensisPawnee_v1, whole genome shotgun sequence includes the following:
- the LOC122300079 gene encoding NAC domain-containing protein 43-like: MPENMSISVNGQSKVPPGFRFHPTEEELLQYYLRKKVSYEKVDLDVIRDVDLNNLEPWDIQEVCKIGSTPQNDWYFFSHKDKKYPTGTRTNRATAAGFWKATGRDKVIYGNCRRIGMRKTLVFYKGRAPHGLKSDWIMHEYRLDDNVTDSTNISNAVGEAPQEEGWVVCRIFKKKNHQKSLDSIPIGSIITAQTRTLMFDDSSDGGGDLDQVLTDMGNSNKELLDQKEGKRSATFLRPIDTGKKIGYHERYFMKLPSLESPNSNSTDQNHNYQLPISPEINNITDNDDLGIVTNHLQVSAITEHPNSGYHLVDSAALTNWAALDRLVASQLNGQVIEGSRQLSCFHDPTNMAYCLDTNLQFSTLRSSSSSNRSSYHPSGQDHNNSEIDLWSFAQSSSSLSSSDSLCHVPNVQV, encoded by the exons GAAGAGGAGCTCTTGCAGTATTACTTAAGGAAGAAGGTTTCTTATGAAAAGGTTGACCTCGATGTAATTCGTGATGTCGATCTCAATAACCTCGAGCCATGGGATATTCAAG AGGTCTGCAAAATAGGCAGCACTCCTCAAAACGATTGGTACTTCTTTAGCCACAAAGACAAGAAATATCCCACTGGGACTCGCACCAATCGTGCAACTGCTGCCGGGTTCTGGAAGGCCACTGGCCGGGACAAAGTAATATACGGAAATTGCAGGCGTATTGGAATGAGGAAGACCTTGGTTTTCTACAAAGGCCGAGCCCCCCATGGGCTAAAATCTGATTGGATCATGCACGAGTATAGACTGGACGACAATGTCACTGACAGTACTAAT ATCTCCAATGCTGTAGGGGAAGCACCTCAGGAGGAAGGATGGGTGGTGTGCCGTAtattcaagaagaaaaatcacCAGAAAAGCCTAGACAGTATCCCTATTGGCTCGATCATCACTGCACAAACCAGAACCCTGATGTTTGACGATTCTAGTGATGGAGGGGGAGACTTGGACCAAGTACTCACAGACATGGGAAACTCCAACAAGGAATTATTAGATCAGAAAGAAGGAAAACGAAGTGCAACATTTCTCCGGCCCATCGACACAGGCAAGAAAATTGGCTACCATGAGAGATATTTCATGAAACTTCCAAGCCTAGAGAGCCCAAACTCTAACAGCACTGATCAAAATCATAACTATCAGTTACCCATTTCTCCAGAGATTAATAATATTACGGATAATGATGATCTAGGCATAGTCACCAATCATCTTCAGGTGAGTGCCATTACTGAACATCCCAACTCGGGTTATCACCTGGTCGACTCAGCTGCCCTCACCAACTGGGCAGCCCTTGACAGGCTTGTAGCTTCTCAGCTCAATGGACAGGTCATAGAGGGTTCTAGGCAATTATCTTGCTTCCATGACCCCACCAATATGGCTTATTGCCTCGATACCAATCTCCAATTTTCAACTCTTCGATCGTCATCATCTTCCAACAGATCATCCTACCATCCTTCCGGGCAGGACCACAACAACAGCGAGATAGATCTGTGGAGTTTTGCTCAATCTTCATCATCATTGTCATCCTCCGACTCACTATGCCACGTGCCAAACGTTCAGGTATAA